TTATGATGTTTATTACTGTTTAATTATATTAACAGTCTTTATTTGCTGTTTAAATGTATATTTTAGATGGAAATTACGTTCCAAAATTATTGTAAAACAATTCGCTGGTTTTTTCAAATGATTGTGTCAAAGTAATAAATCAATTTTTGAAAATTGAAAATGTTATTAAATAATTAATGTAAAATTTTAAAAATGAAAAGAGTAAATTTTTTAATTGTAGTATTTTTGGGAGCATCTTTGATATGGGGAAATGCTTCAGCACAAACAAGCAAAACTGAAAATGAAAAAAAATCGGATGTAGTTACTAATCAAACGGAAAGAGGGAGTTTTGTAGATACTGATAAAGACGGTATTTGTGACAATTTTCAGGAAAAAGGAAAAACCAGAAAAGGTCGTAATTTTGTCGATAAGGATGGAAATGGAGTTTGCGATAACTCTAAAGATGGCAATTCAAAAGGTTTTGGAAAAGGCAAAGGAAATAACAAATGCTATAGAAATGGAAAAGGAAAAGGGCAAGGAATGGGAAAAGGAAATAGTAGAAGAAACGGAAGATGTAGGAATAATTAATTGATAAGGTAGCCTACAAAACTCTATCTTTGTTCTCTTTAAGAAGTAAAACATTTCGGAACTTTATAGAGAGAGAAAAATAGATAAAAGTTGGTATTTCACTTCGACTAAAATGGTTGATAACAGTATTATAAACAAAATGATGGATGGTGATCAATTGGCTTTTCGTGAGTTTGTTGATCATCATTCTCAATTGGTTTTTAATACATGTTTGGGATTTCTGCACAACCAAGCCGATGCCGAAGATGTGTCGCAAGAAGTTTTTATAAAGGTTTATAATTCTTTGAAAAGCTTCAGAATGGAATCGAAAATTTCTACCTGGCTCTATCGAATTGCTATCAATCAGTCAATCAACTACATTAGAAACAATCGAAAACAAAAATTTGCAAAAAGCATCGAAAACTTTTTTTCAAACTCGAAGGATGAAATATTTGAAATTAGCGACACAAATGCTCAAACTGATTCGTATGTAGAAAATAAAGAACGGGCTGCCAATATGCAAAAAGCATTAAACAGTTTGCCCGAAAACCAGAAAATAGCATTTACTCTGAGCAAATTTAATGACAAATCGTACAACGAAATTTCCGAAATTATGAATATTTCAATTCCATCGGTTGAGTCCTTGATTTATAGGGCAAGAAAAAAACTGCAAAAGAAATTGCTAAAATGTTATGCTAATCTTTAAAATATAAAAATTATGAACTGCCAGACTTTTAAAAATAATATAGTTTTTTATTCGGAAAATTCACTTCCAAAAGAAAAAACTGAGGAATTTCAAACTCATTTGAAGGTTTGCAATTCCTGCCAAAAAATCTATAATGAAGTAGAGCAAACTCTGAATGTTTTTGAAGATGAAAAAAAACTTGAAATAAATCCGTTTTTTTATACAAGATTGCAACAAAAAATTGACAATCGAGCCTCTCAACAAGAAATGCCGATATATTTGCCGATATTCAAGAAAATATTAAAACCGGTTTTTGTAGGTGTCATTATTGTTTTTGGGATTTTTATAGGAATAAATTTCGGAAAAAGATTGGACACTTTTGCATCAGCAAAAACCGACAAAATAGAAAATTTGCAGACCCTTGCACAGGAATTATCACTTACAGAAGAACAACAGATAGAAAATTATATTCATTATTAAACAGATAACATATAGATAGATATCTTTATTTTTTTACTTTCTTTAAAACTATCAACTATGAATTATTTATATAAAAAGCAGCTAATTAGTTTTGCAATTATATTTCTCGTAGTAATAAATATTGCAACAATAGCTTCGTTTATTTTTCATTTATACAGCGAACAAGATATTGTTATCACCACTAAAACAAATGAAAACAAAGGCATTTTTCTCGCCGAAGAATTAGA
The window above is part of the Bacteroidota bacterium genome. Proteins encoded here:
- a CDS encoding RNA polymerase sigma factor gives rise to the protein MVDNSIINKMMDGDQLAFREFVDHHSQLVFNTCLGFLHNQADAEDVSQEVFIKVYNSLKSFRMESKISTWLYRIAINQSINYIRNNRKQKFAKSIENFFSNSKDEIFEISDTNAQTDSYVENKERAANMQKALNSLPENQKIAFTLSKFNDKSYNEISEIMNISIPSVESLIYRARKKLQKKLLKCYANL